TGAAACATGTCTATTTTTTCCtctaattatttctattttaactaatatcttactcatttttaaagtacatgatgatttgttgttgacttgcatacaaaagaagagaagtttatttactatgtgtagttcttgtttgtgtgaactcttaatcattttctatttattttaggTTCTTCATAACATTGCTATTGCAGAATACTTTCACTGGAATATGCTACGTAATTCAATAACTCCTATTTTTCCACTGGACTGTTGAATTTTGTGGATAACTTTGCTGCAAACTATGCTCTGAAGAGAGTTTATTATGTCAACTATGCATTGGGGATATCTGGACGCAGGAAACCTTGCTGGCATCTATTATGAACAAAGTCAACTTGACATGGCAATTCTGCATTACAAGCAAGCTATCAATTGTGATTCTACCTTTATTGAATCTTACAATAATCTGGTAAGTTGATAATGGTCTAATATGTCAAAATGTGGTATCCTTCTTGATGGTGAGCCAGGTTAGTTAATGATCGACTTTCTTGCACATTAAAAGGGGAATGCTCTCAAAGACGCTGGACATGTGGAAGAGGCTATCAACTTCTATAGGGTGActttttaatttggatatttttattctcttcagttttttttccttgttgaataacttcattttaataatttttcccaagtcatgccttgctttacaacctaaccatccacaagcattgtcaagccttggcaacatatacatggacaggtaagctttagaaatgtttgatgacaactatgcggatagtttatttttgttccttaatgaaacttctcttcatgcagcaACATGATGAGTGTTGCTGCATCATTCTATAAGGCAACTTTAGCAGTTACAATAGGGATATCTGCGCCCTTCAacaacttggctattatatacaagCAACAGGTAGAGTACTATATCTGCCTTTTTCATCGCTAGTTTGAGAGTTACTGCATATTGCCTCATTTAATGGAAGAAAGTCATATAATTTGTCTATCTTCTTCTTTGCTGTCTTTGCCCCTAGTTGGAAATTGATAGTTCTCTTGTATTACACTAGGGAAATTATGTAGAAGTGATAGCCTGTTACAATGAAGTTCTTCGTAGACTGCTACTGATGGTCTTGTCAATAGAGGGAACACATTTAAGGAGATTGGTAGAGTTACTGAAGCAATTCAGTATTATATACGTGCTGTGAATATCAGACCAACTATGCCTGAAGCCCATGCAAATTTGGCTTCAGCTTACAAAGATAGGtaatttcttctttgaatttgTGCTGGTGTTGGACTATATCAGTATCTTACATCATTgattcttctttctatttatttgtggttgagataattgatgaacgtttctctttttaagcattccaattactcatcttgttacctggtgctcttactgctttttcaattatgatttttggtcttgatttactaatatattatttatgtgtttttacagtttacaaatctcaagtactccagagttgaaattgatgaagtgcggttcgattgggctgaatgcatgctagattacatttgagtaggaaaggtatttgatttttgaaaactttggatgatgcatgcatttgcatggaatgtaaattgcgaatattaccttgatgtgtacaatatctattaccttttgatgttgtaaaaagaatatttgtgtattttatggatactattgtaagaagaatatttatgtaatttgtgaatatttgtgtattttatggatactgttggaagaagaatattagtgtaatttgtgaatatttgtgtatttttttagtTATTGTCGGTtgttcactgtttcggaaatcaaatttgtgctgttaaaaaatactgatattacatcggttttccaccgctgcaaaaccggtgttattaactaatattacatcggttgtataccgctgccaaaactggtgttattagcatataatattacatcggttttacaccgttgatgaaacagtgtcgttaagtgatactacaccggttaataaccgattcgaacaccggtgtcgttaagtgatactacaccggttttaacccgatgtctaaaatgacagaccttttacatcgccttcattgacatcggtcgaaaatgtaatagacaccggtggaaaatcgatgtctatgagggtttttgttgtagtgatatatATAATTGATGATTTATTGGGTGTATTGTTAGGGTTGATTGGTGCtaaaggaggggggggggggggggggaatagctcgtcgtgcttgTTGTCTTGCTTCATGATTATGTTGTTGCAGCGGAATGAACTTGAAGCAAACTTACAatactaacacaaaggatttacttggtatccacctcaagaagaggtgactaatccaagcaTCCGCAcgcgacacacactccactaataaaatcactccttttcggtaactactgaaggcggagaagccttgtacaaactcttagtacaagaagaaagaaaagggaaacaaatacaagtaaaacCTTACAAGATGAAACCCTAACTTTAGCTTCTTCTGTTGGGACTAttgggccgactagaaggggggttgaatagctctgcacaaaataaaatagaaaatacccTTCTTGGACCtaaatgaacacttgcataaataaaattagaataaacaaaaaacagaggctcaagggatttacttggttacaaccggggaggttgttataatccaaggaagtgaagcgcactaaatactccttcaggcggagaagcctcttacaacagttaaagCACATAAAGAtaaagctaaactaacaaagggaagcacacaagtgttgtaaatGAAATTGCTTGTTGATATTTAGCTTATGgactaaggctgtatttatagccttggtcggggcgcctgaaagggtttCAGGTGCCtgaaaggggataaaactttatccctttcccAGCGGATCACGGTCAAACGCGATCTAGATAAtatcacattccaggcgcccgaactgATTCCGTGCGCtcagacccttaaagtcaacattgttgacttttttcagtcccggccctctgctccggtgctgctcaccttggtccaggtcttctgctccagctctgCTCGCTTTGGTGATTTCAactaaccgaaataaggctcacccggacccaatttcggccttctcctcgagcaggcttctgctccggcttctcgtctctcgaacgtcgtgcatgttcttctcgtccaccagtgtactcttccacggtacctcgtcccttagatgcaccgagctcatcggctttctcccgtaccatccttctcactagccacatcatttgctcgacttcctgtgctgctaagctcctacatacttagacacagggataaaagaccaacatgacctaacttaacttgtttgatcacatcaaaacaaccttggggtttcaacaatctccccctttttgatgtgagctacccaagttaagctagggtaaacaaataaagttaaagaaaaaataaattttgtaataaagcacaaaaaataagaaatttaattttaaactacctccccctatacttaatctttttcttctccccctttgaacaCATAAAAATTAGGGTATaataaaatctaagggtaacttttataaaactctgaattttttttaaaaaaaattctaaataaactcagattttggaaatattgaaaacaattttgataGCGCTAACAATGCAATAATTTTAGAgacattttctaagtaaaaaaaatgaaaaatttccttagttaaagaaaattttcaagaattatTTTTTTGTAGGAATTTTGGTAAAGAAAaactttttaagtaaaaaaaaatttctacgtaaaatacattttaaaaaaataacttaaaagaaactttaaataaaaaaaatgaatttaaacaatttctaagtttttttaaaaaacttctaaAGAAAGATTTTTTAAGAAGTTAAGcagatttgcaaaaaaaaattagaatttaaaaaaaattgaataactattcaaagcattatctaatttcaattttaatactttatcagttagtcaattaaatattttatttcaatatttggcttctagactgtggcgaggcactagaccttcttgattattggatcatcaaccacttctcaACAAAACCgcataagaaaattaaacatttaattttcttgctgaaaacttaaagtcaaaataaagttcaagttagacaagacttgggaacccaatataggttccagccaactggattgaTTAAGTATTTCTTAGgcacatatttctttgaaatatttctaatttgtcctttgtgatatctaaaataccaatttaggttattgaattttctaaaacttgtgttatatgagcatgcattatttttcaagttacttatttctttttgaaaaatattattttctagtttaatcttgtcaaattcttctaatgggcaagattttgctagaattaatttttaaatttttatttctctttcaagtttgcaacaatctttggttaataatttcaaaaacttaaataacttgtcaggtgggagagatcgtatctgacttaccttgtcgactttGTTATctttagctccccctgaactgctgctttcttccgatgtagctcccccttcattgatgctctcgatgctcatttcggatgagcttgcttcgtgttcatcttcttgatgacttgccattaatgcaagtccagagaaagcctcgactttcgattcggatgacgtatcgtcccacgccACCTTTAGTGTCTTGTACTTGTTTATTTGAataggcttctttcctttgtccttgtctttgttctttagcttggggcagttgtctttgacgtgcccttcttcattacagtggtagcatctaatcatccttctctttctaccctgcggatggttagtttttcttgatttacataactttttaaaacgtcttaccatcatcaccatttcctcatcgtcgagagaagattctgactcatgttcgtctcttgttaccttgagggcgatgttgtacttcgactccttcgtacctgcacatctcgattcatgcacttcaaaagttgaaaagaattcttctaaggtaacagattcaaagtccttagagatatagaagacatctactaatgatgccaatttggtattcctagggaatgcattaagagtgtaccttagtgaatctcagttactttgcttttctccgagattcgaaagtccggggatgagctccttagtcctCAAGTGAAGATGTGCAATCATTTTGTCTTCTTCAAGCCGTAGGTTCATCAGCTAGTTATGGAGTAAGTCTCATCTCGAGAGCTTGACCTCGGacgtcccttcatgtagctcaaggaacttctcccaaagatcctttgttgagttgtaggtgctgatccggttgacttcatGTGGCGGAAGGACGCTTAGTAGAAGGAATTCTACTTTtccatttgccacgtagtcgacctactctttcttcgtccactggtattcttccttacctgtaacgacccgccttctgggcactggctgtaaggccgatcgtcacaataatgctaaactatactgtgctgaaagctgggctaattaaaattttactctactaatgacggatacaactgataagaaaagtctaaagaccttctttgctggtgtacgtATGCTAAgaaggggaaactgaacatcccaactgagctagggactagaaactaacttcccaacaacctaccggcctgctgatcgatctacagatcgatcgaagctggggacgttctgttcccaactggatcggtcggctgaccgatccaggtgtggctggatcggtcggtcagaccgatccaggtatgtctggatcggtcgaccgactgatccaggcacccgaaacatcTACAatcgctactgtatcgcgctggatcggtcggctgaccgatccaggaggatatagtagcatactgtatctatctggatcggtcggctgaccgatccagtggcactgcacAGGCTCTGATCggtttggagaccgatcagagttctgatttcgcccgggaactctgatttcagcactttggcgtgccaaaatctcacacaacaattctaaaatcaatggaaatacattctaacaactattaaccagcattctaacataattactaacaaactaaatgaatctcccatgatttaaacactctaaggttcaaaattgcataaaagaagaaatactaagacttctactatttaagcttgctaaaacccctgaggatcttttattccagttccttccacacacatcatgatctgcattgacctccagcctccgctactggtccacttttcctttacctttatttgcagtataagaaaagtagtatctataagctaaaaagcttagtaagaaaccatctacctcacaaaaacatgcaacgatgcaaatatgattttaaatcatgctatttaaaacctatgctggatatactgaataaactaagcatgacatggcatataagcatacaatcatgg
This window of the Zingiber officinale cultivar Zhangliang chromosome 3B, Zo_v1.1, whole genome shotgun sequence genome carries:
- the LOC121968121 gene encoding uncharacterized protein LOC121968121; amino-acid sequence: MNKVNLTWQFCITSKLSIVILPLLNLTIIWGMLSKTLDMWKRLSTSIGNMMSVAASFYKATLAVTIGISAPFNNLAIIYKQQGNYVEVIACYNEVLRRLLLMVLSIEGTHLRRLVELLKQFSIIYVL